CGTTCTAGCATGGTCTCCGTGGGACAGAGATTCCTGTCTGTCCTCTTTCTTGGCGGCAAGGAAAGGCGGACAGGCAAGAATGCCTGTCGTGCCAGGATGCTTACTCTCCGGCTGCAGCCGTTTTGGATTCGTCGCCGTTGCCTGGATCAAGTTCCGCGGCCATCTCCGTGGCGGCTTCCGGCCTGGCGCTCAAGTCGTTTTCCGGGGCCATGGCCGCCGGTTCTTCCGCTGCAATGCCCTCGTCGCCACCCAGCGCCTCGCGCGCCAGGGCCTCGAACTCCTTCAGGCTCGGGAGCTCTTCCAGATCGCTGAGGCCGAAGCGCATCAGGAACTCTTTGGAGGTCTTGTAGAGAATCGGCCGCCCGATCACTTCCTTGCGCCCGGCGGTGGTGATGAGCCTCTTGTCTAGCAGGGTCTTGAGGACGCCGGACGTGTTTACGCCGCGGATCTCCTGGATCTCCGGGCCGGTCACGGGCTGCTTGTAGGCCACCACCGCCAGGGTCTCAAGCGCGGGCATGGTCAGGCGCAGCGGCGGGCGCAGGCTCTTGATGAAGCGACGCACGACCTCATGGTGCTGGGGCTTGGTGTACATCTTGTAGCCGCCGGCCACGGCGCGGATTTCTACGCCGCGCTCCTCGCCGGCGCAGCCCGCGACCATTTCGTCCAGGGCGGCCTGCACCGCGAGTTTTTCCTCGCCGAGCGCCTGAGCCAGCTGCTCGAGTGTCGCCGGCTCGTCCGCCGCGTAGATCATTGCTTCGAGTGCTGCTTTGCGTTCTTCGTTGGTCATTGTCTTTGTGAGACCGCTAAACGGTTATTGGTATTGCTCGTCAATCTGGCGGATTTCGCCCTTTTCGTCGAACACCGCGTCGAACATCTTGTGTTTGCGCACCACGATCTCGCCAAACTGCTTGTCCTGCGCCAGGGCCACGGCCTGCAGCTTGACCATCTCCAGGACCGCCAGGAAGGCCACGATCATGGCGTGGCGCGAGGGGCACTCCTCGAAAAAGCGGATGAGGTTGACCGCGCCATTTTCGCTGGCCACGATCTGGCCGCGCAGCTGGGTGATCATCTGGGCTACGGTGAACTGGTCGTGGCGCAGCTCGATACGCGAGACTTCCTTGCGGCGCTCCAGGACCTGCTGGAAGACCTTCACCAGATCCACCAGCGAGACCACCAGGTCCGCTTCCGTTTCTTCGCTCTCGTACAGCGTCTTGTCCGGCTTGGACCAGACGTGCTCTTCGATCTGCTGCTTCTGGTAGAGGAGCTGCGCGGCGTTCTTAAATTTCTCGTGCTCCACCAGGCGTTGCACCA
This sequence is a window from Terriglobia bacterium. Protein-coding genes within it:
- a CDS encoding segregation/condensation protein A, whose translation is MMASPYKIHIAVYEGPLDLLLDLIKKQEINIHDIPIAKITAQYLEYIHKLEELNIDVSADFIYMAATLIYIKSRMLLPPDPLASPEEQAGDPRAELVQRLVEHEKFKNAAQLLYQKQQIEEHVWSKPDKTLYESEETEADLVVSLVDLVKVFQQVLERRKEVSRIELRHDQFTVAQMITQLRGQIVASENGAVNLIRFFEECPSRHAMIVAFLAVLEMVKLQAVALAQDKQFGEIVVRKHKMFDAVFDEKGEIRQIDEQYQ
- the scpB gene encoding SMC-Scp complex subunit ScpB, translating into MTNEERKAALEAMIYAADEPATLEQLAQALGEEKLAVQAALDEMVAGCAGEERGVEIRAVAGGYKMYTKPQHHEVVRRFIKSLRPPLRLTMPALETLAVVAYKQPVTGPEIQEIRGVNTSGVLKTLLDKRLITTAGRKEVIGRPILYKTSKEFLMRFGLSDLEELPSLKEFEALAREALGGDEGIAAEEPAAMAPENDLSARPEAATEMAAELDPGNGDESKTAAAGE